CCCAATCGTTGCCTGGTGAATTAAGACTATATTCTTCACATCGATCTATGAGCATACGACAGGACTTATCCTTTACACCTTTACTTTTTTCAGAATCTTTAAAGTATGTAATGGCCTTTGACCAATTTTGATTGAGATATTCTGTAAACCCAGCTTCGTATAACAAACTTGCTTCCAATACATTGGAAGAAACTAAAGATTTATAACCTACAAGTTCATGTATTCTAACGGGTTCATTTTTTCCTTTTACTCGAACCAAATCCAGATACCGAGTTACCATCTCTTCTTGGATTTTATCTCGAATGGGATCTGTAATGAGAATATTGACTCCATAATCTTTTCCAGCCGCTTCAAGCCGAGCGGCAAGATTCACAGTATCACCCATCATCGTATAAGAAGCAAGAGCGTCCGTACCCATAAATCCAACTTTCGCTGGACCTGAATTCAAACCAATCCTTGCATCCATTACCTGGGCTTCTTTAGAATACAAATCATTGGATGTCCAATACTCTCGCAATTCTTGCAGTTTTAAGACCATATCTACGCTTGCTCTCGCTGCCTTTAGTTCATGGTCTTGTACAGAAACAGGTGCATTAAAAATACCAACGATGGCATCTCCAATGTATTTATCCAAAACACCTTCATGTTTTTTAAGAAGTAATGTCATGGCCGATAAGTATTCGTTTAATAATGCAGCAAGATCCGCACTTTTTAATTGTTCTGAAATCGTTGAAAAACTCGCCACATCTGAGAAAAATGCAGTGATATGAGTCTCTGACCCACGTTTTAATGCAGCAAGGTCAACCATCGCCTCCTGAACCACAACGGGATCAATCATACTCCCAAGGATATTTTTTACTTTTTCTCTCTCTTCTAATCCTTGTCCCATATCGATGAAGTATTTGGTAAGAAGACCCACTTCATCTTGGGTTGTTGGTTTGATTCCAATTTTAAAATTTCCTTTCGCAATTTCCAAAGTTGCACTTAACAATTGTAATACTGGCTTTGTAATGGTTTTGGAAAAGAAAAATACAAAAATAAGAGCAGAACATAACCCAATGCCTGCGATATAAAGATTTGTTTTTTGACTTTTGTATACGTCAGCAAAAGCTTTTTCTTCTGACACTATTGTGATGACACCTGCATCAGCAAATCCAATCTTTTGAAAAGAACCTAAGTAGGTTCCACCTAAATCCTCATCCAAATAACTCATCTGCCCTGTGCTTGGAGCACTTGTAAGCATTGATTTTACAATTGGCATGGTTGTCAGGTCCGTGGCAGCTAAAACCAAATCTTCTTTCGGATGTGCAAGCACCGTCCCGTTCCCATTTACCATAAACGTTGTCTCAATCCCTTTTTTGGAAAAAGCACCGATGATTTTGTCTAATTTAACAATGATTACAAGTGCATTGTCTAATTCTCCATTTTCTGCAGTGGGAATGGCAATGGCAAAGGAAGGTTCTACAAATCCAGGACTCGAATTGAGAAGGACCGTTTGTCCGTTAAAGGCTTCAGCCAACGCGTCTCGATTTCTA
The sequence above is a segment of the Leptospira sp. WS39.C2 genome. Coding sequences within it:
- a CDS encoding adenylate/guanylate cyclase domain-containing protein, translating into MLEISAEIPFLRTSKLTFLLWDETPGSLESWDGDQGITIFFQTRRARELEFRFGPPPWGINFLNNRFEYPYVSIHQISSNKYLAKSLATASEGKNLFVIYPKSSEVEVKSVFARLEYLYDDRISPDRISHKFGLSGKTSSIPEVTNGKTKEIETKVLSFPPLELVGSSGKTKIRTLEFTSVSVGENEISHPSTHLNTDSLAEKNESEIEEEVNPNHPYDLIESSFAQETEEHQTKHEEVDLKKNDQGIEVTSNQTNEPNKKVTEEEQLNPSIESNVNTKFSLQLKMMGVISLLFVLSVASIIIFASFYFKRSIELQLRDNNIRIAEIIGSKVRSDILGVVEKGRQIAITLTTQGLPENDRKLLLKTFFKNDKEFIYLGIFEKRENTLVMKREVFNEEELKKSAVTEEDFHAVVNRNRDALAEAFNGQTVLLNSSPGFVEPSFAIAIPTAENGELDNALVIIVKLDKIIGAFSKKGIETTFMVNGNGTVLAHPKEDLVLAATDLTTMPIVKSMLTSAPSTGQMSYLDEDLGGTYLGSFQKIGFADAGVITIVSEEKAFADVYKSQKTNLYIAGIGLCSALIFVFFFSKTITKPVLQLLSATLEIAKGNFKIGIKPTTQDEVGLLTKYFIDMGQGLEEREKVKNILGSMIDPVVVQEAMVDLAALKRGSETHITAFFSDVASFSTISEQLKSADLAALLNEYLSAMTLLLKKHEGVLDKYIGDAIVGIFNAPVSVQDHELKAARASVDMVLKLQELREYWTSNDLYSKEAQVMDARIGLNSGPAKVGFMGTDALASYTMMGDTVNLAARLEAAGKDYGVNILITDPIRDKIQEEMVTRYLDLVRVKGKNEPVRIHELVGYKSLVSSNVLEASLLYEAGFTEYLNQNWSKAITYFKDSEKSKGVKDKSCRMLIDRCEEYSLNSPGNDWDGVFTRTHK